A genomic window from Silene latifolia isolate original U9 population chromosome 11, ASM4854445v1, whole genome shotgun sequence includes:
- the LOC141613076 gene encoding germin-like protein: MANHNTFVVLALMALTSFVAYATDPTQLQDFCVGVKDPKEALFVNGLFCKNPMEATPDDFFYKGLDVPGKPNNLGVNVTMVTAMQVPGLNTLGISLARIDFAPYGLNPPHTHPRATEVLTVLEGTLYVGFVTSNLPNGGNKLFTKVLNKGDVFVFPQGLVHFQFNVGNCPAVAIAGLSSQNPGVVTIANAVFGAQPPISVDVLAKAFQLDANVVKFLQSHFGTSS; encoded by the exons ATGGCGAACCATAACACCTTTGTTGTTCTGGCACTTATGGCCTTAACTTCCTTTGTGGCTTATGCTACTGATCCCACCCAACTTCAAGATTTTTGCGTCGGAGTTAAAGACCCTAAGGAAGCAC TGTTTGTGAATGGCCTTTTTTGCAAGAATCCAATGGAAGCAACACCCGACGATTTTTTCTACAAAGGGCTAGACGTACCCGGGAAGCCCAACAACTTGGGAGTCAATGTCACAATGGTTACAGCAATGCAAGTACCTGGTCTCAACACCCTTGGTATATCGTTGGCTAGGATTGACTTTGCACCTTACGGACTCAATCCACCCCACACCCACCCTCGTGCCACTGAAGTCTTGACCGTCTTGGAAGGAACCCTCTATGTCGGGTTTGTGACATCCAACCTTCCAAACGGAGGAAACAAACTGTTCACTAAGGTGTTAAACAAAGGAGATGTTTTCGTGTTTCCACAGGGCCTCGTTCACTTTCAGTTTAATGTTGGTAATTGCCCAGCTGTGGCTATTGCTGGGTTGAGCAGCCAAAACCCCGGAGTTGTGACAATCGCCAACGCGGTGTTTGGAGCACAGCCACCTATCTCGGTCGATGTTCTAGCCAAGGCCTTCCAGTTGGATGCCAACGTGGTCAAGTTCCTTCAGTCTCACTTTGGGACGAGCTCTTAA